The Salinivibrio kushneri DNA segment GCTTCAATCAGGCGCCGAGTGGAATAGAGGTTTTTATTCCGGGAAAGGATACCGATTTTCATTGTGGTTAGGGCTCTTATTTGCCAAGCAGAAATGAATGCATAGGATCGACAATGACGTTTCCCGTCATTGCGGTACGACCTAACAGCATACGAAAGCGCATGTTATCGCGTGCGGTGAGTGTCATCTCTATGGGATAACACAGTTCACCGGCTTTAAGTGTGGTCTGAATCACATAGCGAAGTTGCTCATGCCCGCCAGAGTCGCGCACGACACGACGCGCAAGCACGGGCGCTTCTGCTTGAATCACATGCTTGTCATCGCCTTGGTGAGGATGGATCCAAAAACGAACCCAGGTGACGTCTCCTTTCTCAAACTCTTCGATTTTGAAGGTATGTAAGCATGAAGTCCGCGCGCCCGTATCAATTTTGGCTTTTATACGCGCAATATTGAGGTCGGGGAGGCTAATCCACTCACGCCAACCTACACACACTTTTTCCGTTGATTGAACCGGCATTGTTATCATTACTCGTTAGTGCTCTGCCTTGCTTTCACCATAGAAGTGATAGCGGTTATTCGTGGTAAGAATCTGAAAAATCGGCGATGATATGTGATAACCATCGCACACTGGAAACGGCACTATCATCGCATATAGGAGACAGCTGAGGGCCCCTGCCGGGGGCGGTTCGCTGGACTGCTGTGCACATGATGACCGTTGAGAAGGAAATACCATGCAAACGAGTGATAGACAAGAAGTGATTGACGATTTGCTATCAAAAGTCGATCAAGATGCGCCCGAGACGATACAAGAGATAGAGCAAGCACACGGTGTGGATAGCCTCGCTCTGTTGTTGGAAGCCTTGCCCGTCAACGATCGTGTGGGCTTTTGGGAACAACTCTCTCCCTCGTTACAACTGCCAGTGTTGGCGGAAATGCGTGATGACGCCGGTGAGGCGGTGATCCGTGCCGTTGATGAGGCACAACTCCATACGCTTTTTGCTGATCTCGACGCGGACACCTTGTTGGAGTTGCAAGATGTGTTGACCGAACCGCTGCTAGAAGAAGCGCTCGGTCGTATGGACTCGGAGCAAAAGCAACGCTATGCCTCGGCACAACAGTATGCGGATAACCAAGTGGGGCATTGGTGTGATCATCAACCCTTAGTGGTGCCCGCCAAAACAAAAGTCAATGTGGTACTGCGTTTACTGCGCCGTGTGATGCCCAAATATTGTGATCATGTCTTCGTTGTCGACAGTCGAGGCATCTGGGTCGGGGCTGTCCCTATTCATAAGCTGTTCGGCGCGGACGGGGTGCTAAAAATCAGTGAGCTGGTCCGTGAACAGTTCCCCAGCTTGAACGCACGTGATGATATTTATACCAGCGCTGACACAGTCGCGAGCAGTGAAGAAATCGCACTGCCCGTGCTGGATGACGGTAATATGTTGATTGGACGACTTGATTTGGGCACGGCTTATGAGATGCAAGCGGAACGGGCAGAAGCGCAAATTATGGCCACAGCGGGCTTGGATGAAGATGAAGATTTATTCTCCCCGGTAATGAAAAGTGCGCGCAACCGTGCGTTATGGCTTGGGGTGAACCTGATGACAGCCTTTCTCGCGTCATGGTTTATCGGTCTATTTGAAGCAACGTTGCAGCAGGTTGTCGCGCTGGCGGTACTCATGCCCGTGGTCGCATCCATGGGGGGGATCGCCGGTAGTCAAACCTTGACGCTGATCGTGCGAGGCCTCGCGCTCGGGCAAATCTCTAAAGCTAACCTAAAGCCTCTTTT contains these protein-coding regions:
- a CDS encoding ATP-dependent zinc protease family protein, encoding MPVQSTEKVCVGWREWISLPDLNIARIKAKIDTGARTSCLHTFKIEEFEKGDVTWVRFWIHPHQGDDKHVIQAEAPVLARRVVRDSGGHEQLRYVIQTTLKAGELCYPIEMTLTARDNMRFRMLLGRTAMTGNVIVDPMHSFLLGK
- a CDS encoding magnesium transporter; this encodes MQTSDRQEVIDDLLSKVDQDAPETIQEIEQAHGVDSLALLLEALPVNDRVGFWEQLSPSLQLPVLAEMRDDAGEAVIRAVDEAQLHTLFADLDADTLLELQDVLTEPLLEEALGRMDSEQKQRYASAQQYADNQVGHWCDHQPLVVPAKTKVNVVLRLLRRVMPKYCDHVFVVDSRGIWVGAVPIHKLFGADGVLKISELVREQFPSLNARDDIYTSADTVASSEEIALPVLDDGNMLIGRLDLGTAYEMQAERAEAQIMATAGLDEDEDLFSPVMKSARNRALWLGVNLMTAFLASWFIGLFEATLQQVVALAVLMPVVASMGGIAGSQTLTLIVRGLALGQISKANLKPLLSKEFKVGLLNGVLWALVIGAIAGYWFESWGLGAVIGAAIVANIISAALAGIFVPVLLEKLKIDPALSGSVILTTVTDIVGFVAFLGLGTLFLL